The Manis javanica isolate MJ-LG chromosome 2, MJ_LKY, whole genome shotgun sequence genome contains a region encoding:
- the LOC108403205 gene encoding melanoma-associated antigen B4-like: MPRGQKSKRRAREKRRQNRAEAQALSARATAVEEEETTSSSSSVVQCAPSSSPVAGTSRKPERARATTSAVAGVSHPGSDKEAKGQAEESETSSQASASIESAKEDPITRRVEMLVQLLLYKYKMKEPIKKVDMMKLVNKRYREHFPEILRRAVEHVELVFGLELKEVKPNSRSYTFVNKLDYLSDGSLSSGWKIHWNGILMPVLSVIFLNGNHASEEQIWQFLSMLDIYDGRKHFIFGEPRKLITDLVQEKYLEYQQIPNSNPPHDEFLWGPRAHAETSKMKVLEFLAKIKGTTPTAFPLHYEEALRDEEERARARAAARASTPARAGAHSEATSSHHSHLQ; this comes from the coding sequence ATGCCTCGTGGTCAGAAAAGTAAGCGCCGTGCTCGTGAGAAACGCCGCCAAAACAGAGCGGAGGCCCAAGCTCTTAGTGCTCGAGCCACTgcagtggaggaagaagagaccACTTCGTCCTCCTCTTCTGTTGTGCAGTGTGCTCCCTCAAGCTCCCCTGTTGCTGGCACTTCCCGGAAGCCTGAGAGGGCCCGGGCCACCACAAGTGCTGTTGCAGGTGTTTCACACCCAGGATCTGATAAAGAGGCTAAAGGCCAAGCTGAGGAAAGTGAAACTTCCTCCCAGGCCTCAGCTTCCATTGAGAGTGCTAAGGAAGATCCTATAACCAGAAGGGTGGAAATGTTGGTGCAGCTACTGCTCTATAAGTATAAAATGAAGGAGCCCATTAAAAAGGTAGACATGATGAAGTTGGTCAACAAAAGGTACAGGGAGCACTTCCCTGAGATCCTCAGGAGAGCAGTTGAGCATGTGGAGCTGGTCTTCGGCCTTGAATTGAAGGAGGTTAAGCCCAATAGTAGGTCCTACACCTTTGTCAACAAACTAGACTACCTCAGTGATGGCAGTCTGAGCAGTGGCTGGAAAATCCATTGGAATGGGATTCTGATGCCTGTCCTGAGCGTGATCTTCTTGAATGGCAACCACGCCTCTGAGGAGCAGATCTGGCAGTTCCTGAGTATGTTGGACATCTATGATGGAAGGAAGCACTTCATCTTCGGGGAGCCAAGGAAGCTCATCACAGATTTGGTGCAAGAAAAGTACCTGGAGTACCAACAGATACCCAACAGCAATCCTCCACATGATGAGTTCCTGTGGGGTCCAAGAGCCCATGCTGAAACCAGCAAGATGAAAGTCCTAGAGTTTCTGGCCAAGATCAAGGGTACCACGCCCACTGCCTTCCCATTGCATTATGAAGAGGCTTTGAGAGATGAGGAAGAGAGGGCCCGAGCCAGAGCTGCAGCCAGGGCCAGCACTCCTGCCAGGGCAGGTGCACACTCTGAGGCCACGTCCAGCCACCACTCTCACCTGCAGTGA